A DNA window from Fusarium fujikuroi IMI 58289 draft genome, chromosome FFUJ_chr11 contains the following coding sequences:
- a CDS encoding related to reductases — protein sequence MSRYARAHINPQGPGDTRPTALQIVKDEGLLDKLTDKVVLITGGNQGIGLETARALHATGATVYITARYRAGHQRHCLMAGSKVRAAAQDFLAKVDKLNILILNAGVMATPEGKTEDGFETQFGTNHLGHFLLFQLLKPALLAATTPSFQSRVISLASKGHRAGGIHWDDYNFEKDTCNPWLAYAQSKTANIYFASELDRRYADQGIHGLSVHPGYILTNLGKYIDLSTIDLDGPIKNALRNKAQGAATTVYATVSKDWEGRGGKYLADFVEERLVRPGVEPTSPELGHAVWIYDEEAERKLWELSERLVGLHTSQE from the exons ATGTCTCGCTATGCTCGAGCTCATATAAACCCCCAAGGTCCTGGTGACACAAGACCTACAGCACTCCAGATCGTCAAAGACGAAGGCCTTCTCGACAAACTCACTGACAAGGTTGTCCTCATCACAGGCGGCAATCAAGGCATTGGCCTCGAAACCGCCCGAGCACTTCACGCAACCGGAGCAACGGTTTACATCACCGCAAGATATCGAGCAGGGCATCAAAGACATTGTCTCATGGCCGGAAGCAAAGTCAGAG CCGCCGCGCAAGACTTCCTGGCTAAAGTTGACAAGCTGaacattctcatcctcaacgccGGAGTCATGGCTACTCCTGAGGGTAAAACTGAAGATGGCTTCGAGACCCAATTTGGGACAAACCATCTTGGACACTTTCTTCTattccagcttctcaaacCAGCTCTTCTTGCAGCCACCACGCCTTCTTTCCAATCTCGTGTTATCTCCCTTGCGTCAAAAGGTCACCGCGCTGGTGGTATACACTGGGATGACTACAACTTCGAGAAGGATACTTGCAATCCCTGGCTGGCATATGCTCAGTCCAAAACAGCGAATATATACTTCGCATCCGAGCTTGACAGGCGATATGCAGACCAAGGCATTCATGGCTTGTCGGTGCATCCTGGATATATACTCACCAACTTGGGTAAGTATATTGACCTCAGCACGATCGACTTGGATGGACCTATCAAGAATGCTTTGAGGAACAAAGCTCAGGGCGCTGCCACGACTGTTTATGCGACAGTCAGTAAGGACTGGGAGGGACGTGGTGGGAAGTATCTGGCTGATTTTGTGGAGGAGAGACTGGTCAGACCGGGTGTAGAGCCAACGTCTCCTGAACTGGGACACGCTGTGTGGATCTATGATGAGGAAGCAGAACGAAAGCTCTGGGAGCTGTCGGAGAGGCTTGTTGGATTACATACTTCCCAGGAGTAA
- a CDS encoding probable endoglycoceramidase, which yields MARIKHVNQDTHQIVDEYGRTRFFHGTNVVMKEAPWYRPFEWTPGVSSFGERDVQNMHDLGLNIVRLGHSWAGAEPVRGEYNQTFLDIMKKQTKLAEEHGIYVLVDVHQDVLAKQLCGHGVPDWFVKKDWVTGFRRFPFPQKLKPFTTDGDGFPSPQSQCGTIDWSLSYLSVAVGNAFGRLYNNFDGLGDAFAAYWKKLASEYVDTTNVVGYNLLNEPWAGDTYADPTILVPGVADRKNLEGLWNRASKQIRTVDNDTLIWFEGTTFDVLSGFNNVPLGDGSKTVHSFHYYNPPQLGPLKDTLYNRHKDNVRLKTACVLTELTFWMGDDKQMAGLAEAMTTTDANMVSWIGWAYENLYNGASGKPYPELQKHYSRAYPAAIAGTPTSFGFDEASGVFKLNFTSDPTIGAPTEIILPISTFPNGYEVRVLPGGSLLQYKPDDRTLALFTSKVFKKGTEISVEISSK from the exons ATGGCCCGGATCAAGCATGTGAATCAGGATACTCATCAGATCGTTGACGAGTATGGAAGAACTAGGTTCTTTCACGGAACCAATGTTGTCATGAAAGAAGCCCCGTGGTACAGGCCTTTTGAGTGGACTCCGGGTGTTTCATCGTTCGGCGAACGAGATGTTCAGAATATGCACGACTTGGGGCTGAATATTGTCCGGCTTGGCCATAGCTGGGCTGGTGCTGAGCCAGTTCGCGGAGAGTACAACCAGACATTCTTagatatcatgaagaagcagacaaAACTCGCAGAAGAACACGGTATCTATGTGCTGGTGGACGTGCACCAAGACGTACTGGCTAAACAACTTTGTGGTCATGGTGTACCTGAC TGGTTCGTCAAGAAGGACTGGGTTACGGGATTCAGAAGGTTCCCGTTCCcacagaagctcaagccatTCACCACTGATGGTGACGGCTTTCCTTCGCCTCAATCCCAATGCGGTACTATCGATTGGTCATTGAGCTACTTATCCGTGGCCGTTGGAAATGCTTTCGGGAGACTTTACAACAACTttgatggacttggagaCGCATTCGCCGCGTATTGGAAGAAACTGGCGTCGGAGTATGTTGACACTACGAATGTCGTGGGGTACAATCTACTCAACGAACCCTGGGCTGGTGACACATACGCCGATCCAACAATTCTCGTGCCCGGTGTTGCGGATCGCAAAAACCTGGAGGGTCTTTGGAACCGAGCATCGAAACAGATACGCACGGTTGACAATGATACGCTTATCTGGTTTGAGGGTACTACCTTCGATGTTCTGTCAGGCTTCAACAACGTACCTCTCGGTGACGGGTCCAAGACAGTACATTCATTCCACTACTACAACCCACCGCAGCTAGGCCCGCTAAAGGATACACTCTACAACCGACATAAAGACAATGTTCGACTCAAGACCGCCTGTGTCCTTACGGAGTTGACGTTCTGGATGGGCGATGATAAGCAGATGGCTGGCCTTGCGGAAGCCATGACTACGACAGACGCGAACATGGTGTCTTGGATAGGATGGGCATACGAGAATCTGTATAATGGGGCATCGGGCAAGCCATATCCAGAGCTACAGAAGCATTACAGCCGAGCGTATCCAGCTGCCATCGCGGGGACACCTACTTCGTTTGGGTTTGATGAGGCATCCGGTGTCTTCAAGCTGAACTTCACCAGCGACCCTACCATTGGTGCACCGACTGAGATTATTTTACCTATTTCTACCTTTCCAAACGGGTACGAGGTTCGAGTTCTACCTGGTGGCAGCCTGTTGCAATACAAGCCTGACGATCGCACCCTGGCCTTGTTTACATCCAAGGTCTTCAAAAAGGGAACGGAGATATCTGTTGAGATTTCCAGCAAATGA